AACGGCCGCCATGATAaagaaatatgtcatttcttGCATCAGATATTAAATAAACCTAGgaaattcaaatacaaatataaatactatCAACGACTTCTATTTCCAGCTATCTGTACGCCAACATGTGAAAATGGTGGTAGATGCCGAACACCTGGTATCTGTCAATGTTCAGATAGGTTCTCAGGACATAGGTGTGAACTTCACTCAGGtacaaattcaaaacacaatGTGAAAATGCATGACATTATATCGCAATCATCGTaatatatttaagcaataacccccgccgaaggcgggtatacacgagattttggtacaattcgcgacatatagcacgagccgaatggcgagtgctatatggagcgaattgtaccaaattcgagtgtatacccgccttcggagggagttattgctattatattatatcaaaatatgtgtctatatcttctaaatgtgattctgtggttatttatatgcctgaaaaaggcgaattcgcacgtacagaaaaagatcgtcggtaatagatcgtcgggaacgagcatattttgatgagtggatacgttcatgtcgcccccggacacacacactgcatgaacgttatgaacacaaaccatacactgcattgcattgataaattactttatttacgtcatataatgcataacgacgCGTtgaaactagcaacaaagaaaacggggcaagaggtcaaagaaagtaacaattttgtttggatatttacatatgaacaatacaatcttgtacactgctaaaaatagatgtctcggcgttgaatcagttgaatcggagacagtaaatcagagacgcgacgttacgcTACTTTAAtgtaatggttaacaaattgaacattgactgaacctgaaaatgtacagttttgaaataatcctgacgcacttgactgatggttaaaagttaaattggtgttgcttgattcaacgagagcaggaggctgagacggctcgttgcatgggagaacttgtaccttatcagccatggccagtgatgttgaagccactgatcaatcgttgctttcgatcgcaaggtcatcagtggaattatttggactactgtaacccaaactattgtacaggatacctgacacacctttactctgaggaagtgttaacttattggtataagaacgaacacattcagcttgtatgtactattcatatgctagtttaggggcccattttaccactgccagccgtggtaaaatgggattttaccacagttattatccaatcagaatggcgcatagtagcatgatataatataatttcctTTTTGACGTCGCAACATTTTACAATCCAAGAAATATGTTGTCTTTGTATAATCAAATGTCTCATTTTTCATAATTGCTGTATTCGGAGTCGCAGCAGAATCTAAGTCCAACTACACAGACTAAGTACTACAGAggtatgcacgcacgcacacacgcacgcacacacacgtacgtacgcacactTCATCATATCTTATCTATACAAAAGGTAAATATCCTATCCTATTAATAGCTGAATAAATATTCGATTGATATCGCAATAAAAAGACTGATAGTTTACTAAACACTCCAATTTCGTTACAGTGTCAACAAAAACATCAAATCGTCATTATGCAACTTGTTTAACACATTTGGGAGAACATTATCAAACATTTGATGGTAGAAAATACAATTTCCATGGTGACTGCAGTTACACACTACTAGCTAGTACATCCGGGGATTATAATATCATTACGCAAAACATCCAATGTAGCAATATTCAAACTTGTAGAAAGGTAAGTCTGAAGATACATGAGTAGTCTATCCCGTTCCTATCTTGGTTACCTTACCAATTTCATATAGCCTGCAACTGGAAGATATTGGAAAACGTTGATTCACTCCGACATGAATcatgaatatacacatatacatacaaagtTTGTCGTCATGAATGATATTCCGTTCGACTTGACCCAGTATTAAAGTGGGCACATGGATAagaaatgcattttttttaaaaacgtgaCATAACATAGACCAGGGCAAAACTAAATATGTGCTtgtgtttgttactcaataaTTGCAAAACATACAAAACGTGTAAAAAACATTTacttacaaatcacttcctatACGTACAAACGTTTCACCCATGTTTTGGTGTTTTGGGATGTTCAATGAGTTAGTTGCAAACGCGTACTTCGTTTTCGTGTTTCACACTGATTCttgtcttttttgtttttgttttgtattttggtgtgtgtgtgtgtgtgtgtgtgtgtgtgtgtgtttcaagtAGCAAATAACATCTACCCTTGCATAGACAAACCCTTGAACTTTCTACACTATTTTCTATAGATGTTCTATTATAGATGTAAACAAATTTCTGCTTTAATTAACGATTCAAGTAACAAGTATTTTCACTCTATATAGATTTAGTCgtatttctgttttcatttcagAAACTGGTTATGAAACTTGGGATACTCAACATTGTGGTCATAGGAGCAATTGTGATGATTGATGACAAAATTATTGATGAGACCAGGATACCATATCAAGAGAAAGGTTAGCACttctgtttgtgtatgtatgtatgtatgtatgtatgtatgtatgtatgtatgtatgtgtgtgtatgtatgtatgtatgtatgtatgtatgtatgtatgtatgtgtatgtatgtatgtgtatgtatgtgtgtgtatgtatgtatgtatgtatgtatgtatgtatgtatgtatgtatgtatgtatgtatgtatgtatgtatgtatgtatctatctagctatgtatctatctagctatgtatctacaaatgtatgtatagtttgtatgtttttacaGTTCTcttttgtctgttttttgtttgtgttttggtTTATGAACCAATAAATCAATATTGTATAGgtatgaagacaaatattttcTACTTGATTATTTCTAATATAAACACTCCCAGAAAATCTCAATACAACGAAAACTGTGTACAATAGTACCTATAGTATCTGCTTTAAGCGTAGAAACTgacaataaataataacatgTTTGTATACTATTTTTTCAATCTTTGCTAAAGGAGTTGTTATCAAAAGAATGGGTGATTTAATGTTTCTGGAGAGCAGTCTTGGCTTACGTATCAAGTGGGATCGACAATCATACATTCATATAAAAATTCCAAATCACCCAGACTTCTTTGGCAAAACTCTAGGGCTATGTGGCAGTTATGACGACGACCCAACAAGTGAGTTTACTATATTTCAGTTACTCTTCGAACTCTGGTCCAATAAACCATGTCACAAATATTGTATAAACTTTTACCCATCAATGGTTTCTCGACATCCATTGATGTTTTAATAAGGCACCGTTCTTCAGTTTGAACTGGATTCAAGATTTTTAAAGTATGCATTGTTGTTCGCAGATGATTTTGAAATGGAAAATTCCGACATAACCTACCTCCCAGTATCTTTTGGAAATTCATGGAAGGTACATATCCCCGACCAGGTAAGACATACATGTGATATAACAGATGGCACATTTCGACGTCATACATAGCAGACTATGCCTTTCTGACGTCATACAACATAGTGGACGGCACCTTTCTGACGACATACGACATAACATACGATAATGTCTGATGTCATACGACATTAGAGACTACATTATACTGATGTAATACAACGTAACACCTTTCTGACGTCATAGACATAATGGCGGAACTCATAACGGACGAAAAGGCCTGAGGTAACATTGCAAACGACAACTTCTGACgtcattttaatacattttaatcAATTCGTACAGTTTATCTGCAACTGTTTATTCATAAAAGATGTAAGGTTTGTTTGCAGTCGTATATTGGGTAATATAGCTAATAATTTAGTATtgatataataaattatgcaaacatttattgatttacagGAATGTCCAGACGTCAATGAGAGGCTACATCCATGTGATCTTCACCTCGACAGACATCAACTTGCTGTAACACGATGCCAGGTTATAAGAGAAGAACCATTTCAACAGTGTATAAACAAGGTACTATAAACTATTTTGTCTGAATGATGACATTGATGTTTTCTTTAGTTTATTGTGTCTGGGGGCTCATCTTCATTTAATCTCGTATAAACGACTGTCATCAGTATTGTAAATGCAAGTAACTCGTGAACAATCTTTAGTTTGTTATTCTAAACATTAACATTTCCTTCTCGGAGACATATGTCAACCTTCAATGACATTATAAATAGTTTGGTGCCGCTTGAATATAATTAGATCCAATCTAATGTTTCGGTCGTTTTATCCTTGATTACTCTATAGACAATAGAAGGGGagattacttttatttatttaactagTAAGTTTGTATATTATGGGATACTTACAATCTTTCATGTTCAACACTTGTTCTTTCAGCTAAACCCTGACCCTTACTTTGATAACTGTTACTATGACGTCTGTAGATTAGGCGAAAACGACATTGCCTTGGAAGACACATTGTGCCAATCGTTGACACATTACGCCAGAGAATGTGCATCACTTGGTCTTGTAATGGAATGGCGTTCCCCGAAATTCTGCGGTATTCGTTATCTAGAAGTTTCATATAGTGTAGAAGTgttttagagagagagagagagagagagagagagagagagagagagagagagagagagagagagagagagagagagagagagagagagagagagagagagagggggggggggtagaggTGTATGTCTATTTGCCAGCATtcgtatgtgtctgtgtgtgtctttgtgtgtctgTTATGattgatatttgttttgtttccgTTATCCATGTTATTCTATTGCATATTGAATTTCTTTATTTGATATTGGTAGTATCTGGCGTTATATGTCCTTATATTGTGCAATTTACTTTTAGATGAATATCACTGTGTTACAACCAAGATGTGCAAACGACACATTCGGCCCAATGGCGGGAAGTGTATCAAATGAATTGATAAATATCTGTTTTCGGGTTCCCTGCAAAATGTCTAGTATGTGATTCTCGTAACTAAATCCCTCTAATCAACTTTCTCATAGTTTTTtattcttctttttcattacGCACACAGCAAGAGAGTGTATTGGCGGACAAGTATTCTCGGAGTGTACCTCAGCATGCCCTCGTACATGCGCAACAGTGAACTACGATACCACTAGATACTGTTCACCAGAATGCATACCTGGATGTCACTGTCCGGAAGGCAAATATATTCACGATGGTCAGTGCTTGGAACAGCAACAATGTCCGTGTGTGTTAAACAGAGTCGAATACGTAAACGGTACATCTGTTACACAGCAATGTAATCAATGGTAAGTGTTACGATGTTGACTTGATACACTGCAACAGTGATATCTTTTAGAGGTAAACTTTCTTAACTTTAGGCACATGAATAAGAGTCTATGTGATcatgatgtgttgtgttgtctgcTACCAACATTACACAGGGTTACCAAGCAACAGAGGAGAAGAAAAGGCATTATGATTTTCACTCAGCTTACAAACGATAAAAAGGAGAAACCTGACCTAAATCAATGAAATTTGACAACGACCAATCATTCAAACCACACTAATGATAATAATCACATACAGATAAATAGCTTACTTTACGAGTCGTACAAAGAATCTTACAAACATCATTTCGGTTGATTCATTTTGTTctaatatttatgtatatacactCTTAACAGTAAGTGTACTGGAGGAATATGGGCCTGTACTAACAACGTGTGTAATGCAACATGTTCTGTGTACGGTGCTGGTCACTACATCACTTTTGATAAAACACGATATTCGTTTCAAGGAATATGTCAATACACACTTGTCGAggtttgtttgattttgtttattaatttacCTATTTAATCATATGCCCTTCTGTATTTAACACCATCACCCTGTCATATTTACAGCCATCTACTGAATGTCTCTTGGTAGAATTAGCCAAGCTTCACCATTGTGATAACCGAATAGCAACCCCTACTACCTAACCAGtttgactatagagtttcaatagacggcatgatgtttttacATCTCATGTTTGTTGTTATAAATTAAACAGACAAAATACAGGGTTAAATTTTATCtaactgtgaacacaaataaagttttgtgtttgaatcctCCTTGTTCTATCCGAAAGTAATGTTGATTTgagttcacagtgagataaaatgttattttatatgtttgcGCACTATGAACctgagtgtctgtattttgttttatgtaatttgtaacaacaaAACTTGTGCGGGGCgtaaaaacattgtgctgcctaattggaACTCTATTGTCACTCTGGTTTAGTAGTATATTACTTTTGTTCCTACCAACTAAtctatttgtaattttgttttcatttgcaattCTATCATCCCTTATTCTGACTTCAATCCGGAATCCAAGTGTTTGCGAAATTTACGTCGAAGTGTTCAGACTTAtgtgttttataaaaaaaattacagaaataatatGTTCTTAacattgaatgttttgaatattgttCCCCAAGCTAGAAGAAATTTGGGAGACTATTCATCAGTTCGCATTTGCCGACAAGTTGTTAATTTCCATATTACTTGTAATtgaatgtaatttgcatattacttgtatatgaatataatttgcatattcttcGTACTTTATCGTTGATAAAGCAATGTGAATATTGCATTCCgaacacttttatttcaggACTTCGTTGATTTGGACCTCAATATTGTCatcaaaacaaaagattgtGGTTCTTACGGCTCTGTTGCCTGTATCTATGACGTCACTGCTACatgcaaaaacactgaaattcAGCTTAAACGCAACTTTGAAACCTTTGTGAATGGTAAAAGAGTAAGACTACCATTTCGTAATGATGACGTTCATGTAAAGAAGGTGTCGTCAGTGTTTACAATGGTTGAATCCACTGGTGTGCAGTTACTATGGGACAATGATAAACGTCTATACGTAAAACTGGCACCTAGATATATGAGAAAGGTAAGAAGGTGACGCTTCGCGATTCGGCATAATATTCTAGCAGTGTGAATAACTGAAGCATCATGACGAACTCCTCAAACTTTCCAAAAACACTTCAACATTGGCTGTAATATTATCTCAGAGTCATCATGATCGCTAAAACATTCCTGTCTAAACATAAATGTAGTCCGtatagtatatacaatgtcgAGTTTGATGTTGAACAGCAAACTA
This region of Glandiceps talaboti chromosome 4, keGlaTala1.1, whole genome shotgun sequence genomic DNA includes:
- the LOC144434416 gene encoding SCO-spondin-like, which codes for MTNLTRLCLPVLTSLFLIFISALGKGTPLKTSHTCNVTQFENETTIIDEEITKEIECWELKYYQEIGYHLNHTFTSSEDTSSDRCQIIKPSNVRTKLVKRIEQKCCMGWEGEQCNTPICTPTCENGGRCRTPGICQCSDRFSGHRCELHSVSTKTSNRHYATCLTHLGEHYQTFDGRKYNFHGDCSYTLLASTSGDYNIITQNIQCSNIQTCRKKLVMKLGILNIVVIGAIVMIDDKIIDETRIPYQEKGVVIKRMGDLMFLESSLGLRIKWDRQSYIHIKIPNHPDFFGKTLGLCGSYDDDPTNDFEMENSDITYLPVSFGNSWKVHIPDQECPDVNERLHPCDLHLDRHQLAVTRCQVIREEPFQQCINKLNPDPYFDNCYYDVCRLGENDIALEDTLCQSLTHYARECASLGLVMEWRSPKFCARECIGGQVFSECTSACPRTCATVNYDTTRYCSPECIPGCHCPEGKYIHDGQCLEQQQCPCVLNRVEYVNGTSVTQQCNQCKCTGGIWACTNNVCNATCSVYGAGHYITFDKTRYSFQGICQYTLVEDFVDLDLNIVIKTKDCGSYGSVACIYDVTATCKNTEIQLKRNFETFVNGKRVRLPFRNDDVHVKKVSSVFTMVESTGVQLLWDNDKRLYVKLAPRYMRKVRGLCGTFTFRQDDDFLTREGDIDNSAISFANKFKIGDDCLDVDQEARVEMCNLNANFAPYAHKYCGIMSSDVFTGCHGEVDYDDFYQECLHDVCGSYDQHGALCSALAVYARECTLVGVIVEWRNKTLDETSIMCGGTCSSGMVYTECAPTCSLTCSDIAYNGEVQTCDVIDKGCIAGCVCPSGEVLDHGEKCVSPNNCTCMDRGRVYHYGNVIQRGCQTCSCKYGKWQCEGEKDDCTRVQCPNNQEFTKYASPCPMTCDNMDGYMDCGISTSPGCDCPAGLVFDTWYVGK